ATGTACGACCAGCTCGGCGGCGGCTTCGCGCGGTACGCCGTCGATCGCGACTGGGTCGTGCCGCACTTCGAGAAGATGCTCTACGACAACGCCCTGCTGCTCGGGGTCTATGCCCGGTGGGGCGGGCCGTTGGGGGAGCGGGTGGCCCGCGAGACCGCTGACTTCCTGCTGCGCGAGCTGCGCACAGAGCAGGGCGGCTTCGCATCCGCGCTCGACGCCGACAGCGAGGGTGTCGAGGGCAAGTTCTACGCCTGGACTCCCTTGCAGCTGCTCGAGGTGCTCGGTCCTGAGGACGCGGTGTGGGCGGGCGAGACGTTCGAGGTGACCGCGGCCGGCACCTTCGAGCACGGCGCCTCGACGCTGCAGCTGCTGCGCGAGCCGGACGACGCCGAGCGATTCGCCCGGGTGCGCAGCCGGCTCTTCGACGCGCGGGCCACGCGCATCCGCCCGGCCCGCGACGACAAGGTCGTCGCCGCCTGGAACGGGCTGGCCATCAGCAGTCTCTGCGCTGCTGGTCGGCTGCTGGGTGTCGACGAGTACGTCGACGCGGCACGGACGGCGGCGCGCCTGGTGGTCGACGTACACCTCACCGACGACGGCCTGCGCCGGGTGTCGCGCGACGGCGTGGTCGGCCGGCATGCCGCGGTGCTCGAGGACCACGGCGCGCTGGCGCTCGGCCTGCTCGACCTGGCGGCGGCCACCGCCGAGGCCGAGTGGCTGGAGGTGGCCGGCGATCTGCTGGACGTGGCGCTGCGCGACTTCAGGGCCGACGACGGGGGATTCCACGACACTTCCGCAGCTGCCGAGGAGCTGGTGGCCCGACCGAGAGACCCCTCGGACAACGCGAGCCCGTCGGGGCTGTCGAGCACGGCGCAGGCCTTGTCGACGTACGCCGCGCTCACCGGGTCGGGACGCCACCGGCAGGCCGCCGAGGAGGCACTGGCGAGCGTGGCCACGCTGATGGAGCGGGCGCCCCGGTTCGCCGGCTGGTCGCTCGCCGCTGCGCAGAGCATGCTCGACGGTCCGCTCGAGATCGCAGTCGTCGGGAAGCCGGGTGCGGAAAGGGATGCGCTGGCCCACCGCGCGCTGCGCAAGCCCGGTGCCGTGGTGGTCGTCGCCGAGCCCGGGGTCGAGGGCATTCCGTTGCTCGAGGGTCGTGGCGAGGTCGACGGCCGGCCCGCGGCGTACGTCTGTCGAGGCATGGTGTGCGAGCGTCCGGTCACCGAACCGGACGACATCTTCAGCTCGTGAGCTCGCCCCACACCCGGAGCCGGGCAATCCCGCCGTCCGGGTAGACGTCGAGCCGGACGTGCGTGACCGGTCGGTCCTCGGCGACGAGGTAGCGATGACGGGTGTCCGGCTGGGAGCGCTGCTTCGGCACCAGGTCGAACCACTCGCCTGCGTCCAGGTCGGCGCAGCCTGACAGCTGCACCCAGCCCGGCGCGTTGCCGAGGAAGTACGACGTGTCCAGCTCGACATGACGTACGACGCCCGCGCCGGCAAGCCGCAACACGGCCCAGTCGTTGCCGCCGTCGCGACGGCGAGCGTTCTCCCAGCCCTCGCCCATGTCGTGGGCGCGGCCGGGCAGGATCATCTTCTCGGCGGATCCGTAGAAGGCGTCGGAGCAGGAGACCAGCCCGCCGCCGTTCTCGAGGGCAGCCAGGTCGATGGTGCCGGTGAGGAAGCGTGGGTCGGGGGCGGGCGTGCCGTGCACGCGGAACCGGGCCACGCCCCCGTCCGGATGCAGGGTGAGCCGCACGTGCGTCCAGTCCCGGGGATCGGTCACCGGGTAGGAGTTCACCGAGCCGCCGGCAGCCGGCGACCGCGCCACGATCGGCTCCCAGTGCAGGTCCGCCAGCTCGGCAGCGGACGGATAGCCGTCGACCGAGGCGGCCTCGACCGAGACGAACGGCGGGTAGTTGCCGAGGAAGTGCGCCGTGTCGACAACAACACCGTGGATCACTCCGGGCACGCCGAGCCGCACGATCGCCCAGTCGACACCGGGCTCGCGGCGGCGTCGGGTCTCCCAGCCGTCGTACTCCTTGCCCTTGTGGCCGAACGTGGGCACCACCGCAGGAGGTCCGGGCTGGATCAGGTTCTCGCGAGCCGCGAAGAACTCGTCGTTGGCCGCGACCACGCTGCCCGCGAGTGCTCGCGAGGCCAGGTCCGGCAACTCCGTGAAGTCGGTCATCGGCTTCCTCTCCTCAGCAGTCGTCCGGTCGGTATGTCGGCCACCCTGCCACCCCTCACAACTGGCTGTCCGCGCAGCCACACGTCGCGCACCGCGCCGGCAGGCTCTGCCCCGGCGTACGGCGACACGGGGTTGCGGTGGTGCAGCCGCGCGGGGTCGTCGGTGAACGTCTCATCGGGAGCGAACACGACGAGGTCCGCCGGCGCGGCCGACATCCACCGCACGACCGACGCGAGCTCGATCCCGCGGCTCCGCGCAGCGGTCCAGGTAAGGAAAGCCGCAGCCGGAGCGACGCGACCCCGCCCCAGACGTCGCCGAAGTCACCGGTGTCGAGGCAACCGGAGACGAGGGTCCGCGCCTCGTTCGGGAGGGCATTGAAGTCGTAGACCTCCATCGCTTCACGCTAGTCACAGAACCTCCGGATCCGGTGCGATGTCGGCGCCCTGTGCCACGCTGATCCGGTGGAGATCGCTCGGGTCCGACAGCAGGTACGCCGCTTCTACGACGGCGGTGTTCCCGGGCGCGACCAGCAGCCCGGCCTGCCGCCCGATCCTGGTCAGGATCCGCGCATCGTTCTCGAGCGGCACACCGAGTCCGGCCTCGAGTCGTTCAGCATGGAACGTCGCATCGCCTACGACGACCGCCATCTGGGCGAGCTGCTGGTGCCCGCCGACCCGGATGCGTTCCGCACCGACCTGACGTCGGTGCCTGCCCTGTTCACGTGGCTGGTGCCCAAGACGGGCGCGCACCTGCCGGCCGCGCTGCTGCACGACGGCCTCGTGCAGGACCCCGACGAGGCCGCCTCCTACGTCTCGACCCTGGGGCACCGCGTCGACCGGGTGGAGGCCGACCGTATCTTCCGCGATGCGATGGCCGACACCGGCACCGGCGTCGTACGCCGCTGGATCGTGTGGTCAGCGGTCACCTTGGCCACGCTCGTGCTGGGCCGGGACCTGCCTTGGGCGGCAGCGACGACGTGGCGCTACCGCGGTGCGGTGGCGCTCACCGTGCTCGGCATCGTCGTGCTGGGCTACAGCGCGATCGCCGACCTGTTCGACCTGGCGTGGCCGGCGACGTTCGAGCTGCCGTGGATGGGGGAGCGGCCGTGGTGGCTCGAGGTGGTCGGCGGCTTCGCGGGCGCCGTGACGATCCCGGTCGCACTCGGTCTGCTATGGGGTCGGTTCCGGATGGCCGGCGCGATCGTCGGCGTACTCCTTGCCGTGCTTCTGCCCGTCACCCTTGGCCTGGCCGCCATCGCTGGTTCCTACCTCGCAGTCGAGCGGGCTTCCGCTCGGTGGCCGATGGTCACCGCCGGCATCGCCGCGCTCGCGGTGGCCGTCGCGATCGCCGTCACCCTGGCGCTGAGCGTCTAGCCCCGAGCCCCATCTCCGCCAGCAAGCGCGTCGCGAACGCATCGCTCGGCAGGTCACTGGTGACCAGGTCCATCCCGGTGTTGAACGCGACAGCGACCAGCGCGATGGCGGCCGTGCCGACGACGAAGCCCTGCCAGCGCGCGGGTTCGCGGTCGACGGCGACTCGGCGCAGGTGTTCGAGCCAGCCGGCAATCGTCGCGGCGACGAGGGCGCTGACGATGCTCGCCGCGGCCGCGCCGACGATGGTGCCGACCAGGCCAAGCCGGGTCGAGAGGGCAGCCGCGGTGGCGGCGGCGACGGAGCCGCCGACCACGTGCGGCCAGGAGATCTGAATGGTCTTGGTGTTCTCGGACATCACCTGGAACGACGTGCGAGCGGCGCATATGGTTGCCGAACGTGAGCAGGGCCACGTCGGGGCAGCGGCTCTGGGTAACGTGCTCGTACAGGTTCGGGCACTCGGTGCGGACCTGGCCTCGACTGGGATGGTGCGCAAGCCCGTCTCGGAATCGGAGTGAACCGATGAAGCGGCAGCTGCCCAACCGACACGACCTGGCCCCCCTGCTCAAGTTCAAGAAGCCGGAGATGTCGCCGAAGAAGCGACGGCTCGAGAAGGCGCTGACGATCAGTGACCTGCGCACGATCGCCAAGCGTCGTACGCCCAAGGCTGCCTTTGACTACACCGACGGGGCTGCCGACGGCGAGGTCTCGCTGTTCCGCGCCCGGGAGGCGTTCGCCGACGTCCAGTTCAACCCCGCGATCCTGCGTGACGTCTCGAAGATCGACACCTCACGTGAGGTGCTCGGCAAGAAGGTGGCGCTGCCCTTCGGCATCGCGCCCACCGGCTTCACCCGGATGATGCAGGCCGAGGGCGAGATCGCCGGGGCGCAGGCCGCCGAGGCAGCGGGGATCCCGTTCGCCCTCTCCACGATGGGTACGACGAGCATCGAGGACGTCGCTGCAGCGACACCGGGGGGTCGCAACTGGTTCCAGCTCTACATGTGGAAGGACCGCGACCGCTCGATGGCGCTGGTCGACCGCGCCGCTGCGGCCGGCTTCGACACGCTGCTGGTGACGGTTGACGTGCCCGTGGCCGGCGCCCGGCTCCGCGACGTACGCAACGGCATGACCATCCCGCCCACGCTGTCGCCACGCACCGTGCTCAACGCGATCCCGCGGCCGGCCTGGTGGATCAACTTCCTCACCACAGAGCCCCTGGCATTCGCGAGCCTCGACGCCTGGTCGGGCACGGTCGCCGACCTGCTCGACACGATGTTCGACCCGACGGTGACCTACGAGGACCTCGAGTGGATCCGGTCGCAGTGGCCCGGCAAGATCTCGGTCAAGGGTGTGCAGAACGTCGACGACGCCCGCCGCCTCGCTGACGCAGGTGTCGACGCGATCGTGCTCTCCAACCACGGTGGCCGCCAGCTCGACCGCGCGCCCATCCCGTTCCACCTGCTCCCGCAGGTCGTCAAGGAGGTCGGCAGCGACCTCGAGGTGCATCTCGACACCGGCATCATGTCCGGCCAGGACATCGTGGCCGCGATCGCGCACGGCGCGCACTTCACGATGGTCGGGCGCGCCTACCTCTACGGACTGATGGCCGGTGGCCGCGACGGCGTCGACCGCACCATCGAGATCCTCCAGGGCCAGATCGAGCGCACCATGCGGCTGCTCGGCGTGAGCTCACTCGACGAGCTCACGCCCGGCCACGTCACCACCCTGCAGCGGCTGGCGCCGCGCAGCTGAGGGTCAGCGCAGTGAGTACGTGGCCATGGAGATGCCGACGTAGTGCGTCACGAACGCGAGAATCGTGAAGGTGTGGAACACCTCGTGGAAGCCGAACGTCTGGGGCGACGGGTTGGGGAACTTCGTGCCGTAGACGATGCCGCCAACGGTGTAGAGGCCGCCGCCGGCGACGACGAGGACGAGTAGCGTGGTGCCCACTCCGGGGCCATAGTCCATGGCGCCGGAGATGAAGTCGCCCAGGAAGAAGACGGGCGCCCAGCCCAGCACGATGTAGATCGGCGCATCGAGCCAGCGGGGAGCGTTGCCCCAGAACACCTTGAGACCGACGCCGGCGAACGCACCGCCCCACGAGATGGCGAGCATGACCCACCGGTCGGCGCCGTCGAGCAGCAGCAGCGCGAACGGGGTCAGCGTGCCGGCGATCAGCATGAAGATGTTGGAGTGGTCGAACCGCCTGAGCCGCTCGTGCACCTGCGGTGACCACGTGCCGCGGTGGTAGATCGCGGAGACGCTGAAGAGCACCAGGGCGGACGCGGCGAAGATGGCCGATCCGACGCGCGTGGTGGCGTTGGGGGAGAGCGCGACCAACACGATGCCGGCGGCCAGCGCCAGCGGTGCGACGACGGCGTGGGACCAGCCGCGCAGGCGGGGCTTGATCTCTGCGATCGCCTCACTGATCGCGCCCGCGGCATCGTCGACGCGCCCGTGGACGTCGTCGAGCCGGTTGCGCAGTGAGTCGTTCATGCGCTCCAAGGTACGTGAGTCGACCCAGTCCGTCTGCATTTCGCGTGACAGGGTCACGGTCGCTCAGCGGACGGCTCAGGCACTGGCGTCGTAGGTGAAGAAGGAGAACCCGCCGTCGGTCTCGAGGACGCACAGCTCGATATCGCGCAGGCGGCGGATGCCCTTCTCGCGGGCTGCCTCGTGGAGGTCGTCGATGGTAAGTCGCTCGCCGGTGAGTACGTCGAGCAACGGCTCGCCGTCGCGCACCACGACCCGGGCGCGGCCGGCCAGGGCGGGGGCCATGAACGGGAACCGGGTGCCCAGCCAGGCCAGCAGCATGCTGGCCACGGAGAAGGTGGCGACGGCGACGAGGGCAGCAGTGACCGAGAAGTCCTCCTGCACGATGCCCTGGCTGACCAGGTCGCCGAGGGTGACGAGCAGGATCATGTCGAACGCCGAGAGCTGGGCGACCTCACGCTTCCCCGAGATCCGGACCACGACCCACAGGAACGTGAAGACGATCAGCGCACGGATGAGCACGTCCATCAGGGCAGCCTCCAGACCGTGAACGAGACCTGGGCGGTCGGCTGGTCTCCCGAGAGGACCGCGATGTCGCAGGGAAGGCGCCCCCCGAGGTGCCCGGGAGCGGTGCGGGCATCGAGGCTGATCTCGAGACGATTGCCCGAGGGCGGGGGGTCGAACTCGTAGTAGAGCCATGGCCCGTCGTCCGTCTCCGACGACGGCGCGGGGTACCACGCCTGGAAGTCCAGGTCGTCGAAGAGCTCGTCGCACAGCCGGATCCGAACGGTGTCCCCGAAGCCGGTCGCGTTGGTGACCGTGAGGGTCAATGGGGACGGCTGACCGGCCCGGGTGATCTGCGGGTAGGTGACGCCCAGCGACCAATCGCCCGCGCTGTCGGAGGTGTCCGCAGTGCGGGGACCCAGCAGTCCGACCGCCGCAGCGGCCAGCATCAGCGTGAGCAGGGCGACGCCGGCGTGCCTTGTCCACCGGCTGCGTCGACCGGGCGGCGCATCGCGCAGGTCGCTGGTGGTGTCGTCGCTCACCGGGTCAGCCTGCCCCCGAGCGGCCGCCAGGGGCAGGCGGCGCGCCGATGTTCCTCTACCATCGAGGACGTGGCGAACTGGAAGGACGCGGTACGACGGGTGCTCTACCCGGCGTACGAAGCTCGCGTCGTCCGTCGACTCCCGCCGGACCGGCTGCCAAAGCACGTGGGTGTCATGCTCGACGGCAACCGGCGGTGGGCCAAGGCGGTGGGCGCCGAGACCGCACACGGCTACCGCGCCGGCGCCGCCAACATCGAACCGCTCCTCGGCTGGTGCGAGGAGGTCGGCGTCGAGGTGGTCACCCTGTGGCTGCTCTCCACCGACAACCTGAACCGTCCCGCAGACCAGCTCGAGGGCCTGCTCGGGATCATCGAGGGCGCGGTGTCCGCACTGGCCGAGCAGGGCCGGTGGCGGCTGCACCCCGTCGGCTCCCTCGACCTGTTGCCGGCCTCGACGGCCCGCAACCTCAAAGCCGCAGAGGAGTCCACCCGCCACGTCGACGGCCTGCTCGTCAACGTCGCTGTCGGGTACGGCGGGCGGCGGGAGATCGCCGACGCCGTACGTTCCCTGCTCCAGGAGCACGCCGGCAAGGGCACCTCCATCGAGGAGCTCGCCGAGACCCTCGACGTCGAGCACATCGCCGAGCACCTCTACACCAAGGGCCAGCCCGACCCCGACCTGGTGATCCGCACCTCGGGGGAGCAGCGCCTCGGCGGCTTCCTGCTCTGGCAGAGCGCGCAGAGCGAGTTCTACTTCTGCGAGGCCTACTGGCCCGACTTCCGGCGCGTCGACTTCCTCCGCGCCGTTCGCGCGTACGCCGAGCGCGAGCGCCGGTTCGGGTCCTGACGACGCAGCCTTGGGCGGCCGTCGTGTGTTCACCACGAGTTCGGGCGTGTTGCCCATATTCCGGCATCCCCAGGCGTACGTTTTCCGTATCGGTGAGTGGGGAAGCTCACCGCATCGGGAGGCCCGATCGTGAACGTTGACGACTACGCAGGACGCCACTGGGGGCAGCCGCTCCCACGCGCCCGAGGGAGCCGGCACTCCGGCTTTCGGGTCTCTTCCCACATCCAGGGAAGCTCCCGGTCCGTCAGCGTGAACTAGGGCCGGGCGTCGAGTGAGCGCGCGGTGCCGTGAGGGTGAGATGTCGTGGCTGCCACCAAGCAGGTCAAGCGCAGTTCGTCCAAGAACCGCACGTACGTCCTCGACACCAGCGTCCTGCTGGCCGATCCCGCCGCGATGCGCCGCTTCGCCGAGCACGAGGTGGTGCTCCCGGTGGTCGTGATCACCGAGCTGGAGGGCAAACGGAACCATCCTGAGCTCGGGTTCTTCGCCCGCTCCGCGCTGCGAGCCCTCGACGAGCTGCGCATCCTCCACGGCCGACTCGACGAACCGGTCCCGGTCGGCGACGAAGGTGGCTCGATCCGCGTCGAGCTCAACCACACCGACCCCGGGTCACTGCCTTCGGGCTTCCGTCTCGGTGACAACGACACCCGGATCCTCGCGGTCGCCAAGAACCTCGCCGACGAGGGTCGTCTGGTCACCCTCGTGTCGAAGGACATGCCGCTGCGCATCAAGGCCTCGGCGATCGGCCTGGACGCCCAAGAATATCGAGCCGAGACTGGCCCCAACGGCGGCAGCAGTTCCGACCCGGGCTACACCGGCATGGCGGAGCTCGAGGTTGCAGCCGACGTCCTCGACGAGCTCTACGCCGACGGCGTGGCTGACCTGGCCGAGGCCCGCGACCTGCCCTGCCACAACGGGCTGGTCCTCGTCTCCGACCGCGGCACCGCGCTGGGCCGCGTCGGTCCCGACAAGCAGGTCCACCTGGTGCGCGGCGACCGTGAGGCATTCGGCATCCACGGTCGGAGCGCCGAGCAGCGGATCGCCCTCGAGCTGCTGCTCGACCCCGAGGTCGGCATCGTCTCGCTCGGTGGCCGCGCGGGCACCGGCAAGTCTGCGATGGCCCTGTGCGCAGGTCTCGAGGCGGTGATGGAGCGCGGCCAGCACAAGAAGGTCGTGGTGTTCCGCCCGCTCTTCGCCGTCGGCGGCCAGGAGCTCGGCTACCTGCCCGGCTCCGAGAACGAGAAGATGTCGCCCTGGGCGCAGGCCGTCTTCGACACCCTGGGTGCGTTGGCCGGCAAGGACGTCATCGACGAGGTGATGGACCGCGGCATGCTCGAGGTGCTGCCGCTGACTCACATCCGGGGTCGGTCGCTGCACGACTCGTTCGTCATCGTCGACGAGGCACAGTCACTCGAGCGCAACGTGCTGCTGACGGTGCTCTCGCGCATCGGCGCCGGGTCGAAGGTCGTGCTCACCCACGACGTCGCCCAGCGCGACAACCTGCGCGTCGGCCGACACGACGGCATCGTCGCGGTGATCGAGAAGCTCAAGGGGCACCCGCTGTTCGCCCACGTGACGCTGACCCGGTCCGAGCGCTCGCCCATCGCGGCCCTGGTCACCGAGATGCTGGAGAACGTCACGCTGTGACGTGATGCACGAGGCCCGTGTGGCGGGTGTGAACCGTGCGACGGATGAGGCGAATTTCCTCGCCCGAATCGCGTCGTTCGGTTTGCACCGCATACGGGACTCATGCAAGGTGGCTCGTGACCGTTTCGTGATCTTTCGGGTCCGGCGTCCTACGTCGATGCGACCGGTTCCCCGCACATTGTCGTCAAGCCCCTGTGAGAGTCGTGTCGTCTACGAAGTACGTTCCGTCGCACCGCGCCCCCAGCGCAACCGCCAAGAACGCCCGCAAGCGCGTCGTACGCACCACTGCTGCCCTGTCGGGCGCCGCCGTGGTCGCGACCGGCGTCAGCGTCGCCGGCGGTGTCCTCTCCGACACCCCGGCGATCTCGCAGGCGTCGTCCGACCTGAGCTCCGCGGCCGGTGACACCCTCGCCGAGGAGCGCCTCAGCGACCGCGCGACCAAGGGCACAGTGTCGCGCTCCGACCGCCGCCGGGTCACCGACCCGGCGAAGAAGGCCGCGCTCTCGCGCACCCAGGGCATCGCGACCACCCGCACCGAGAACCTCGATGACGCCGACCCGCGCGAGATCGGCCGAGCGCTGCTCTCCGAGTACGGCTTCGACGACTCGCAGTTCTCCTGCCTCGACTCGCTCTACGTCAGCGAGAGCAACTGGCGCGTCACGGCCGACAACCCCAGCTCCTCGGCGTACGGCATCCCGCAGGCGCTCACCGCGACCCACGACCTGCCATCGGACTACATAACCTCGGCCGAGTCGCAGATCCGTTGGGGCCTCGACTACATCGCCAGCCGCTACGGCACCCCGTGCAGCGCGTGGGGCTTCAAGCAGGGCCACGGCTGGTACTGAACTTTCGGGGTCCGTCTCATTTCTGCAGTGATCCCCGGTCAGCCGGGGATCACTGCAGCTTGATGGCCGAGAAGCACCGGGTGCGGCGGGGATCGCCTGCTTCTGGGCCACCGACGTTGGAGGACACACGAATGGACGAGGCCTACAAGACCGACCGCATCGGTTCCGCCCTGGTGGGCACCAACCCGACGGTGCTGCGCCGGCTGGACGCCGGCTTCGCGGTCATCGGCGATCGACAGCACCTGCCGGGCTACTGCGTGCTGCTCACCGACACCCCGGGCATCGACCAGCTCACCGACCTGACGCCCGAGCGGCAGATCGTCTTCCTCGAGGACATGGCCGTCCTCGGTCGCGCCGTGTCGGAGGTGTGCCGGCGCCGCGACCCGGCGTTCCGCCGGATCAACCTCGAGATCCAGGGCAACACCGACGCCTTCCTGCACGCCCACGTGACTCCACGCTACGAGTGGGAGCCCGAGGAGATCATCGGCTGGCCGCAGGCGCTGCACCACTGGACCGGCAACGCCGGCCCAGATACCACCCTCGGCCCTCGGCACGACGAGCTCCGCGCCGAGCTCACGGCGGAGATCGACCGTCAG
This is a stretch of genomic DNA from Nocardioides sp. InS609-2. It encodes these proteins:
- a CDS encoding diadenosine tetraphosphate hydrolase — protein: MDEAYKTDRIGSALVGTNPTVLRRLDAGFAVIGDRQHLPGYCVLLTDTPGIDQLTDLTPERQIVFLEDMAVLGRAVSEVCRRRDPAFRRINLEIQGNTDAFLHAHVTPRYEWEPEEIIGWPQALHHWTGNAGPDTTLGPRHDELRAELTAEIDRQQTLRRG
- a CDS encoding isoprenyl transferase; its protein translation is MANWKDAVRRVLYPAYEARVVRRLPPDRLPKHVGVMLDGNRRWAKAVGAETAHGYRAGAANIEPLLGWCEEVGVEVVTLWLLSTDNLNRPADQLEGLLGIIEGAVSALAEQGRWRLHPVGSLDLLPASTARNLKAAEESTRHVDGLLVNVAVGYGGRREIADAVRSLLQEHAGKGTSIEELAETLDVEHIAEHLYTKGQPDPDLVIRTSGEQRLGGFLLWQSAQSEFYFCEAYWPDFRRVDFLRAVRAYAERERRFGS
- a CDS encoding DUF1353 domain-containing protein, translating into MEIARVRQQVRRFYDGGVPGRDQQPGLPPDPGQDPRIVLERHTESGLESFSMERRIAYDDRHLGELLVPADPDAFRTDLTSVPALFTWLVPKTGAHLPAALLHDGLVQDPDEAASYVSTLGHRVDRVEADRIFRDAMADTGTGVVRRWIVWSAVTLATLVLGRDLPWAAATTWRYRGAVALTVLGIVVLGYSAIADLFDLAWPATFELPWMGERPWWLEVVGGFAGAVTIPVALGLLWGRFRMAGAIVGVLLAVLLPVTLGLAAIAGSYLAVERASARWPMVTAGIAALAVAVAIAVTLALSV
- a CDS encoding YetF domain-containing protein encodes the protein MDVLIRALIVFTFLWVVVRISGKREVAQLSAFDMILLVTLGDLVSQGIVQEDFSVTAALVAVATFSVASMLLAWLGTRFPFMAPALAGRARVVVRDGEPLLDVLTGERLTIDDLHEAAREKGIRRLRDIELCVLETDGGFSFFTYDASA
- a CDS encoding thioredoxin domain-containing protein — translated: MANRLANATSPYLLQHAENPVEWWEWEPAAFEEARRRNVPVLLSIGYAACHWCHVMAHESFEDDATAAYLNEHYVSIKVDREERPDVDAVYMSATTAMTGHGGWPMTCVLDHDATPFFAGTYFPDEPRHGQPSFRQVLEALTDAWANRGDDVRRTADQIREHLRRESAMTPGPVDAEVLERAHTVLAGDFDDESGGFGGAPKFPPSMVLEFLLRRGGSPMLDATCEVMARGGMYDQLGGGFARYAVDRDWVVPHFEKMLYDNALLLGVYARWGGPLGERVARETADFLLRELRTEQGGFASALDADSEGVEGKFYAWTPLQLLEVLGPEDAVWAGETFEVTAAGTFEHGASTLQLLREPDDAERFARVRSRLFDARATRIRPARDDKVVAAWNGLAISSLCAAGRLLGVDEYVDAARTAARLVVDVHLTDDGLRRVSRDGVVGRHAAVLEDHGALALGLLDLAAATAEAEWLEVAGDLLDVALRDFRADDGGFHDTSAAAEELVARPRDPSDNASPSGLSSTAQALSTYAALTGSGRHRQAAEEALASVATLMERAPRFAGWSLAAAQSMLDGPLEIAVVGKPGAERDALAHRALRKPGAVVVVAEPGVEGIPLLEGRGEVDGRPAAYVCRGMVCERPVTEPDDIFSS
- the alc gene encoding allantoicase is translated as MTDFTELPDLASRALAGSVVAANDEFFAARENLIQPGPPAVVPTFGHKGKEYDGWETRRRREPGVDWAIVRLGVPGVIHGVVVDTAHFLGNYPPFVSVEAASVDGYPSAAELADLHWEPIVARSPAAGGSVNSYPVTDPRDWTHVRLTLHPDGGVARFRVHGTPAPDPRFLTGTIDLAALENGGGLVSCSDAFYGSAEKMILPGRAHDMGEGWENARRRDGGNDWAVLRLAGAGVVRHVELDTSYFLGNAPGWVQLSGCADLDAGEWFDLVPKQRSQPDTRHRYLVAEDRPVTHVRLDVYPDGGIARLRVWGELTS
- a CDS encoding lytic transglycosylase domain-containing protein, which encodes MSSTKYVPSHRAPSATAKNARKRVVRTTAALSGAAVVATGVSVAGGVLSDTPAISQASSDLSSAAGDTLAEERLSDRATKGTVSRSDRRRVTDPAKKAALSRTQGIATTRTENLDDADPREIGRALLSEYGFDDSQFSCLDSLYVSESNWRVTADNPSSSAYGIPQALTATHDLPSDYITSAESQIRWGLDYIASRYGTPCSAWGFKQGHGWY
- a CDS encoding PhoH family protein, whose amino-acid sequence is MAATKQVKRSSSKNRTYVLDTSVLLADPAAMRRFAEHEVVLPVVVITELEGKRNHPELGFFARSALRALDELRILHGRLDEPVPVGDEGGSIRVELNHTDPGSLPSGFRLGDNDTRILAVAKNLADEGRLVTLVSKDMPLRIKASAIGLDAQEYRAETGPNGGSSSDPGYTGMAELEVAADVLDELYADGVADLAEARDLPCHNGLVLVSDRGTALGRVGPDKQVHLVRGDREAFGIHGRSAEQRIALELLLDPEVGIVSLGGRAGTGKSAMALCAGLEAVMERGQHKKVVVFRPLFAVGGQELGYLPGSENEKMSPWAQAVFDTLGALAGKDVIDEVMDRGMLEVLPLTHIRGRSLHDSFVIVDEAQSLERNVLLTVLSRIGAGSKVVLTHDVAQRDNLRVGRHDGIVAVIEKLKGHPLFAHVTLTRSERSPIAALVTEMLENVTL
- a CDS encoding alpha-hydroxy acid oxidase — encoded protein: MKRQLPNRHDLAPLLKFKKPEMSPKKRRLEKALTISDLRTIAKRRTPKAAFDYTDGAADGEVSLFRAREAFADVQFNPAILRDVSKIDTSREVLGKKVALPFGIAPTGFTRMMQAEGEIAGAQAAEAAGIPFALSTMGTTSIEDVAAATPGGRNWFQLYMWKDRDRSMALVDRAAAAGFDTLLVTVDVPVAGARLRDVRNGMTIPPTLSPRTVLNAIPRPAWWINFLTTEPLAFASLDAWSGTVADLLDTMFDPTVTYEDLEWIRSQWPGKISVKGVQNVDDARRLADAGVDAIVLSNHGGRQLDRAPIPFHLLPQVVKEVGSDLEVHLDTGIMSGQDIVAAIAHGAHFTMVGRAYLYGLMAGGRDGVDRTIEILQGQIERTMRLLGVSSLDELTPGHVTTLQRLAPRS
- a CDS encoding hemolysin III family protein, with the protein product MNDSLRNRLDDVHGRVDDAAGAISEAIAEIKPRLRGWSHAVVAPLALAAGIVLVALSPNATTRVGSAIFAASALVLFSVSAIYHRGTWSPQVHERLRRFDHSNIFMLIAGTLTPFALLLLDGADRWVMLAISWGGAFAGVGLKVFWGNAPRWLDAPIYIVLGWAPVFFLGDFISGAMDYGPGVGTTLLVLVVAGGGLYTVGGIVYGTKFPNPSPQTFGFHEVFHTFTILAFVTHYVGISMATYSLR